AGCCACTTAATTCAATTATCTTcccggctggctcagttctcaGCACTGAGCAAGGTCCTCCCCTTGccgcctcctccctctgtccgCCCCCCCTCACTGTCATTGTGTCGGGCTAATGAGGTAAACTGAAGCGAGCCCTGTCCCCCCTGACAGGTTTATGAGAATTTAATAAAGCGTGGCCGGGACCAAATGAGTTGCCTCAGCCTCGGAGAGCTCATTGTCTTTGGCGTCAGCGTTTTTTGACTAGCgcgtcccctccccccgcccaggcTCCTGCCTGGCTTGGCCTTCACTCACTCCCGCCCTCACTGCCTCTCAAGGTGAGCTGGCCACTGGGCTCCCACTGGGCCTCGTAGAGGCCAGCACGCGCCTGCAAGGCAAGGTGCCCAGGCTGAACCCCGAGTAGGGCAGAAACTGAACCGGTCCGGGTGTCCTGGGCTCAGGTGTGTGGTCCCTTGAGCACCTCCCAGCCCTCACAGACAAGAGACCCCAAGAAGGTTCGGGGACCTCTGGGACTTCTACTTCCTGAACCACACCTCCTTCATGCTCTCGGGCGCCTGCCAACCTGAGGCTGAGGCCTGGCTGGTGCCACCTTGAGCATGGTTCACTTTTTCTTTGCCTGTTTGGAATGAACAGCCAGAGTGAGCTCCTAGAGTGAAGGGGCTTCTCTTCCAGCCTGCCCTCAGTCGTGGCCTGGTCCATGGAAGGACACCTTCTTCTTACCTTGTCCCTGAAAGGTAACAAGGAATAGACAACaaaagggacttgcccaaggtttcTGGGGAGTCAGAAGCACAAATGGAAGAAAATCCCAGCCTTGGGCCCCCCTAGACACACAAGCAGACAGGTAGGCCCCACCAGGAGCTCCAAGGGTATTGGGAGAAGGCCTAGCTCTCCTTCCTTCTCAAGTCCTGGACAGCCTTTCTCTACCTGGGTCTCAGGGCTCCAATGTCCAGGAGTTTCTGGACCATTCAGAGACTGAGAATTATCTTACTCTCAAAAGTATTTCTAGGAGTTATTTCCTTCTGGGGCTAAAAAACCTGACTCAGGCTGTGACCTTCATGAAAATTCAGGCTTTGTCCAGGGTCAGGGTTCTCTGTACAAATCAGGGTTAGAGTTCAGGTTGGGACTAGATTGATGGCTCAGtatggggtcagggtcaggattcaGTCTAACACCagaataaagggttaatatttgTCCATGATCTAGACTCAGTCTGAGTCCTGGTCAGGGTTCAATCTTTGATAAAGATCAAGGTttagggcggctgggtggctcagtgggttaagctgctgccttcggctcaggtcatggtcccgcatcgggctctctgctcagcagggagcctgcttctctctctctctctctctctctctctgcctgcctctccatctacttgtgatctctctctgtcaaatgaataaataaaatcttaaaaaaaaaaaaagatcaaggttTAGTCCATGGACTGAGTCAAAACCCAGTCTAAAACACAGGATCAGGATTCAGTGTAGGGACCAGGCAGGCAAGATCAAGGCCCAGAGTATGACCATATTTAGGTCGGGACTCAGTGTGGAATGGGGTGAAGGCTCAGTCTAGGATCAAGGTGAAGGTTTAGTCTATGACCAGACTCAGGACCTACCTGTGACCCCTGGTAAAGGCTGTCTTTGTCCAGAGTCAGGCCTCCCGGCGCAATAGGGTCAGGTTTCCGGTTTGGAGGTCTCGGTAAATTTATGTGTCTTAACACCCCCTACCCCTTACATGCCCAGTTCCTTGCTCCCCTTCTTCTTCAGTGCATTGGTCCTCAGAAGGGGAAAAAGGCCAAGTTGGGTAGCCTGGCTGGGCTGCGACGTCTCTATCCCCTGTCATGTGCCTAGGGTGCCCCCTGGTGGTGCTCCTTAGCAGTGCCGATTTCCTCAGGCTTAGCCTATCTCTCTGGCCATTTCTTGCTTCTGGGAGCCCATCTATCAATGTCCATCTAGCCAGCTCTATATTCCTGTGTCACCCTCTCTCTcacaaagaagcagaaaacaggAACTGGCCAGGGGAACTCCCACACATGTAAGGAGATTTTCTCCTTTCTGCCCAGAGCAGGCATCTTAATAATACTCTATTACTGGAGACCTCTGGTCTCAGCCGTGGGGTAAGATCCACACCTTTTACTCATTCggttattcaacaaatatctaatGCATACCTACCTTGGACCAGGTGAGTACTTGGGTGCAGAACAGAACTGCTAATCTTTTGGATCTCACATTCCACTCACTTCTCCTGAATCCCCAACTCCTAGGCCACAGACCTCATTGGAAAGGCACCTGTCTCAGCAGAAGGTTGGGTGAGATTCAGAGCTGGGTAATTCaggtctccttccctcccctggaCCCAGAGGTTTCTAGACTATTCTAGATTCTGAgttctctgtcttcatctctcCTCAGTTGCCTCATCTAGACTCACGGCTTCTCCATCACCCGGAAGCCAACGGCTTCTAAATCTGTATCCCCTTTCCAGAACTCAGAGCTGTGCCTCCAGCAACTCCAAGAGAGCTCCACTGCGGTAACAGACCTTTCATCTTACCACAGCCCTGGCTCTCCCCCAGCCCTCCGCCTAGTTGCTCAAAACAAATTTCTAGAAGTCCCTCCTGGATTTCTCTCCTTCACGCCTCTTGAACTTCCCCAACAGGGAGACCTCAAAAATGGGTGTGGAATCTGTCCACTTCCCAGCCACCACTTCAATCCCAGCCCCCAGCACCTCTCACTGCCATAACCTCCCAACCCTGCCCCTGTTTTCCCACTTGCCCCTCAATACTCTATTTTCCACACAGCAGGCGGAGCGATCTTTACCATCATAAATCAGACCATGTCACTTCTCTGCTTAAAGCCCTCCAGTGGCTCCCAGTTCACTGAGATAAAAGCCCAACCCCACACCCTGGCTCACTAAACTGTACGTGAGCTAAGCAATGCGCCCCCCGCCCACCCTCCCCAACTCCAtctcccacccctgtccccacagcccttctTTCTCTGCCGGAGACACATAGGTGAAGTTCATTCTCACCTTACACCTTTTGCACTGGCCATTTTGTGAGCTTGAAATGCTCTTGCCCTAGACCTTTGCATGGCTAACTCCTGTCTGGCAGAGCTCAGCTCAGATGTCACCTCTCAGAGAAGACCTCCCAGCCACTCACCAAGTCCCCTTGGCACAcctttttgtgatttttctgcATAGCACTTCTGctagctagtatttttttttttttgtcttgtttacttacttacttgtttattgtctgtctcccccaaGTGGAATATACGGCACCTGCCAGAGCTTGCTTGCTTACCACTATATTCCCAGTGCTGGACACATAGTAGGGCTTAGGAATTGTTTAATTAATCAATAAAAAATGGTCCTAAGTGGCTACCCTCATTTCTTGCAGTGGGAAGACAGGGAGGAGATCCGAGTTCCCAGCTCCTTTGTGGCCTCCTCCGTCCCATGCTATGGGGAGTTCCCTCTGGGAAGTGGGGCTCACTTGAccatccctgagccccacaggcCCCAGGAAGCACCCCTCTTTTCAGAAGAACCAGCTTTGTGTCCTGTCCTGCAGCTCCTGGACTTCTGAGGACAGGCCCTGGCACTTCAATTCTCAGAGTTTCAGAGTGGGAGTCGGGTTGGGGGGTGTGTCAGGCCCTCATCCCCATGTCCCTCTGCAGTGTCCCTGCTCAAATTCCTCCAGGGCAGGAAGCTTGCTGACCTGTGCTCTCAGAGTTGTGTCCTCACTTTCCACACACCAGTCCCCTGATGCCTGTCTGGGAGGGGCCGCAGATGGGTGGGGACCGAGCAAGCGCCCAGCCTCTGTGTGAGAGAGTGGGGTGCTCCCAGGCCTTGCTGGTGCCCTAGAAGAGCCTGAAGGAGTATGAGGGAAGGAGATCCCTGGAGTAGCAGGACCAGAAAGATGGGGGGGGGCCGGTGGGGGTTGGGTGTTGGGGAGGTGAGGGAGTGGTTGCTAGGGCTGGGTGATTGCAAAGTGGACCCTGGGGTATGGAGACTATCTCCTGGTGTGCCCGTGGTAGGGAAGGGGGCACAGATGGGACAAACGATGACCTTCCCCCCGGGGGAAGCAGTGGAAGGGAGACTCCAGGAAGTCAATGTTGCCCCTGGTGCACCCCCCCATTCTGTTCACTCACACCATCCATCTGGGGCCCACTGCCTCAAGCGCTTAGCACATGCTCACTCTTCCTCCCCAGCAGCCAGGCTCCCAGATAGGATCTGGAAGTCTCTgtaggtggggagaagaggaaggagaccTGGTTATGTCATTCCAGGCCTGTGCCAGcaagcaggcaggagaggggttCGGGCTGGGGCTAGCATTCCAGGGCTAGAATCTGGGGTGCCTCCTCCTAAGGAGGGTGGCTCAGACCACATCCCAAGGCAGCATCAGCAGTGGCCCCTCTCACCTCCTGTTCTACCAAGGAAGGCAGCAGCAGGTGGCGTCTGAGGCTGCAGACCAGTGATCCAGAAGAGACAAGACAGGACTGAAGCCTGGGCAGGCGGCCTTCCTTGCATGTATGTGAGTGCACACGcgccacgcacacacacacacacacacacacacgcacacacggtgggggtggggatgtgcTCCAAGGAAAGGTCATCAGCTCCAGGGGCTGGGTGCTTCAGAGGTTAGGGCCCATCGATCCCTGTGAATTAATAGAGATGACCTGCTTAGCACCTATGGAGATAAATTCCCTCTTCTCCAGGTCAGTGGGTGGGGGagacagcaggagaggcagaggcagggagggggtcaGATGAAGGGGGTGTTCCGAGGCAGAGAGGGGGTCAGCCGTTCCAAGGGCTGGTGGGAAGTCCCAGTGGAGCAGAGGCAGGCCGGGAGAAAGCTCTAGGCTTTGCATAGCCCCGGGGAGCCCTTTTCTCACCCTTCTCACTGGTGACTCACCCCTTCACACgaccacacacacccacatgcacTCTCACATTCATGGATGATGTCAGACAGTGTTACCCAAATACGCCCACACTCCCCATCTCACACACGTAGCCAGGCAACCCCGAGCACAGACACACTCGTATTCATCCAGGCCCCAATCTCTCACGCCTGTTCCCACGGATGTTCCTAGTTACATACTCTGCTCCCCTGGGGTCCCCTTCCAGGCATCCAGGAGGGGCTGGTGCAAGGCAGATGAAGCGCTTGGCTGGGAGGGCCCCAGTCAAGGTGCCCAGCCAAAAGCTCCACAGTCAGCCCCTCCCTCCGGGCCATGCCATCACAAGGGACTTGACACCAAAAAGGTGCTTTATTGAGGAGTGAGGGATGTCGGGATGACACAGTGCAGACCACACTGAGACCCTCCTACTTGGAGGCACCCAGCCTGCTCATCATTCTCCCCTGTCCGTGCTTCACCCCCAGCTCCCCCTGCTCTACCAGTCAGATGTTCAACCTTGCTCTGCCTTAGGAGACTATCCTGGCTCAAATCAGGGCCCCTGCCCCTTAATCTCAAAAGATCATGTTGTGGGCAGAGAcaaggagagcagggaggagcagaagggaaagCTGGTGGCCTTTCACAGTGTGAGGGGAGAGCAGACAGCCCAGGCTGACATTCTTCTCTggccctgcttcctcccaccccttggggtcaggggccttgctggGAGTTCCTCCCCTCTCAGAGTGGCTGCATTCACAGTGCCCACGTGCCATGGGTggtggcggcggggggcgggggatggaAGGTCCAGGGGCCTATTTCATTGAGTCTGGAGAGTGGGTTAAAGTAGGGCCCAGCCGACCCCACTTAAAGGGCCAAGGCACTGCTCCCTCCTTTGGTGAGTGTGCCTCTTCACTGTCGTTCTCCCCTCCAGAAGTTCCAGACATGGGAAAGATGCGGCCATCTGTGCCCAGCATCGGACCCATACGGAAACAATctcacttttcttctccttcttctcttccttctctctcccagttCTCTCTTTACTTAAGTGGCACCAACGGCGGGTGCCCGGACTGGGAGTCGGGCCCGGCACGCGCTCCGCTAGGGGGCAACGCGCTCCCGGGGCAGGTTGAGCTGGACGACTTCGGTGCGCGGCGCGTAGATGGCTGCGGGCGCGGGGGCGTCCAGCGCGAAGGGGCCGGGGCTGGAGCGGCCCGAGGACGCGGCCGAGGCGGCAGGGCTGAGCTGCACGGCCGTGGTGTCCTGCGCCGTGCGCTCGCTGCTCTCCATCTCCAGCGCCAccggcccgccgccgccgccgccgccgccccggccGGAGCCCGAGGTCGCCGCCGAGCGCGGACGGAGCGCGGGGCCCCGGCGGCTACACACGCAGCAGGCGGCGAAGCAGCCGAGCGCCAGCGCCAGCAGCGCCGGCCCCACCACGAGCGGCGCGTTGCTCCGGGGCGGGAAGGAAGCCAAGGCGCCCACCAGCGTCACGTTCACGCCCGCCAGCAGCACGCACAGGCCGCAGGCGCACAGCAGCGCCGGCGACGGCAGGCCCGGCAGGCGGCCTGGAGCGCGGCCCGCGGGTAGCCGGGCGGCGGGGCCTCGGCTCTTCTCTGGGGGCGGCATGGGCCTGGGGACACGGGGCACCCATCAGGCTCCGTCCTGCcgtgggcctggcctggcctgcatGGCGTGTGCGAGCTCACCGTCGTCGTCCTGCGGGCACAGAGCGGGAGGGACGGTCAGCGGGGCACTTGGCGTCCACCACTCTCGGTTCGGTGCCGGAGAGGGCAGCGGTCATCTTGGCCAAACCCCTGGCTTCTGCCTCTGGGAAGCACAACCCATCCTGTATGGGTAGGGTCTGCCCATCGTTTCCCCACTCAGACCCCTGAGGCTCTGGTGGTTGTCCTCTCTCTAGTCCTCCAGACTGACAcagcccctccaccccctctcctccaggaagccttcctgcaTTAATTAAATTAAGGGAGTGAGTGGTTGTAAGGAGCTCAGCATGTGCCTAGGTGCTCatcaaatgataattgtcttgACCCGTAGTGCTAATGAGAGGGCAGATGTCAGCTCCTGGAATTTGGACAACTTCCTCCATCTCCCAAGTGGAAGAAGCCTTAGAAATCATCTGCTCAAGCCCCTCCTTGtccagataaagaaactgaagcccaaagaGGTCTAGCAATTTACCCAAGAGCCAGGACCAGGACCAGGACCTAATGACCTTGACACCTGGCCTGGGTGGGAGTCTTCGCCCTAGGCTCTGCTAGGCACGACTGTGACATTAGCTTTCCTGACCATCAGATGAAGTCCTGGAGTGACCATGTGAGAGTGAGGAGCCCTGATGTTTCAGATGCCCAGTGAGAAGGGCCAGTCTCCACAGAGGCTGGAGCAGACCCCAGATCCTTCTTCGTAGATTGGGCTTTCTATGAGATTCCAACCCTACGCCCATCCCACCCCCAGGATTCTACTATTGAACCTAGACTTGAAAGCCCAATCACTGGGTGTCAgaattcttctctaggattctctAGTTGTATCTGGGTCTGGGATCTATCACTGGATTCTAGAATTCTGGGAGTGCATGCAGAAGCAAGGGTAATGTAATTAGAATCTAGAGATTCATGACTTATTTGAAAATTCTGTTCTAGAACATGATCTCATAGGTATAAAGGCCCTCAAAGGCTGAGATCAtagctatggagctgtgtcaggACTGTGACAAAATGTCAGAAAAGGGCTCtgagtggggatgggaggggagtAATGGGATAGTGCTACCCCAGTTGGGAGCAGAGCATGCCAGGTGAGCAGCTGACCACGACCTGGACCAGCGGCCTCTCTGTGTGTCAGTGTTAACTCCTGTA
This Neovison vison isolate M4711 chromosome 2, ASM_NN_V1, whole genome shotgun sequence DNA region includes the following protein-coding sequences:
- the TMEM275 gene encoding transmembrane protein 275; protein product: MPPPEKSRGPAARLPAGRAPGRLPGLPSPALLCACGLCVLLAGVNVTLVGALASFPPRSNAPLVVGPALLALALGCFAACCVCSRRGPALRPRSAATSGSGRGGGGGGGGPVALEMESSERTAQDTTAVQLSPAASAASSGRSSPGPFALDAPAPAAIYAPRTEVVQLNLPRERVAP